In Phaseolus vulgaris cultivar G19833 chromosome 10, P. vulgaris v2.0, whole genome shotgun sequence, a single genomic region encodes these proteins:
- the LOC137818745 gene encoding eukaryotic translation initiation factor 4G-like isoform X1: MSFNQSKVEKSDVVYRNGRSSGFNQQRGSYGKTGGDGGGINPLSTARSFNKKSNNAQGGQSRLNPSQGNSTESNKASAARIISNGTHLQSQLHGGSDGPITKSSESSTGHKSTGIVPKAATAAFPPLISDPVLPTSPAKGDDESKAFPFQFGSIIPGFINGMEIPARTTSAPPKFDKQEPDQALDESYKSVSSVPNPPVPKQQKPHGKEAGVNEQSNVEEIKANKDSQVSILTSVNQISKPFVAPVTGISMSTSYHQSQAPLQFGGASPQIQSQGMTTTSLQMPVPMPLPIGNATQVQQPVFIPGLQPHPMHPQGIMHQGQNISFSPQMGNQLGNMGIGIGRQYPQQQGGKFATPRKTTHVKITHPETHEELRLHKRMDAYSNGGSSGARSHPNIPSQSQPVKSFPTTHPVNYFSSNSYNTKSPYYPPNSLPLTNTPMPPNSQPPTFNFPLYHGPQGVSFMNSSSQGSPLTNKTSIPAGITSMTIKPNGTATIVDLSSSNSCIADVQNGEPPSSTISCDVSSSVLQKGSETLSEVSPQQSKFSRDFVTVVSNNEGGQESLSISNSLKDKKPGKKDQLSQNQVSVRSPTTDTMPSRVVDHDISDIGVPDAIGTKKNHSATIINEDLPRSNTISAAVEVETDGSVEAPGYVSVEGNAAQTIDKVHNQMPDKTYELVEGNFGSSDLQSTDLPKTTPKHVKNDLENVDGESGTKDRPIMEPNKVKNTSKGKKKRKEILQKADAAGSTSDLYNAYKGPGEKKEDVLSSESKESATASLSLKQFDVGQSDIKASEKGDHNKVELEDWEDVADMSTPKLEVHDISQKAGDGHGSTTKKYSRDFLLKFVEQFVDLPEDFEITADIGALMNGNIGGSHIFERDSHPSPGRVVDRLGGMSRMDRRGDVVVEDDRWNKVSGSFRGRGPEGVGGNSGFRFGHGGNFGVLRNPRAQAPLQYGGGILSGPMQSGGNQGGRNSPNRERWQRSANFQQRGLIPSPAQTPLQIMHKAENKYEVGKVTDVEEVKQRQLKAILNKLTPQNFDKLFEKVKEVSIDNAITLIGVISQIFEKALMEPTFCEMYANFCLHLASELPDFSEDNEKITFKRLLLNKCQEEFERGEREEEEANKADEGEVKQSTEEREVRRVKARRRMLGNIRLIGELYKKKMLTERIMHECIKKLLGQYQDPDEENIEALCKLMSTIGEMIDHPKAKEHMDAYFERMKLLSINMNLSSRVRFMLKDSIDLRKNKWQQRRKVEGPKKIEEVHRDAAQERQSQAGGRSNRGPANNQSTRRTPIDFSPRVSSILSSSNSQMGGLCGLPPQSRGYGGSQDAQFEEQQSYETKTLSVPLPQRSLGEDSITLVPQGGLARGMSMRGSTTISNLPISEVVPVPRDSHRMPTGLNGQSNSSERTQYNSREDIGSRHGTNKSLGPSTHDQSIAPEHNVNHGNRNLRSVSPAPQIAYSDNILSEEKLRDMSLSAIREYYSARDENEIALCIKDLNSPSFYASMVSLWVTDSFERKDTERDLLAKLLINLVKSQHHTLSQVQLIKGFESVLCTLEDVVNDAPRAPEFLGRIFAQAIIERVATLNEIAQLIHDGGEEPGSLLEIGLAGDVLGSTLEVIQNEKGDMVLNEILSKSSNFPLKTFQPPDAKISRKLEKFI; this comes from the exons ATGTCCTTCAATCAATCAAAGGTGGAAAAGAGCGACGTCGTTTACAGAAACGGACGATCCTCAGGCTTTAACCAGCAAAGAGGTTCCTACGGCAAGACTGGTGGCGATGGCGGTGGAATCAATCCATTATCCACTGCCCGAAG TTTTAACAAGAAGTCTAATAATGCACAAGGTGGACAATCTAGGCTAAATCCTTCCCAGGGAAATTCAACAGAGTCAAATAAGGCATCTGCAGCCCGGATCATTAGTAATGGTACCCATTTACAGTCCCAATTACATG GTGGATCAGATGGGCCAATTACAAAGTCATCTGAATCATCAACTGGACATAAGAGCACTGGAATTGTTCCAAAAGCTGCAACTGCTGCATTTCCCCCTTTGATTTCTGATCCTGTCCTTCCCACAAGCCCTGCCAAGG GAGATGATGAGTCTAAGGCATTCCCTTTTCAATTTGGATCCATCATTCCTGGCTTTATTAATGGGATGGAA ATCCCTGCTCGTACAACATCAGCTCCTCCTAAATTTGATAAGCAGGAGCCTGATCAG GCTCTTGATGAATCTTACAAATCTGTGTCTTCGGTGCCAAATCCTCCTGTTCCAAAGCAGCAGAAACCGCACGGGAAAGAGGCTGGTGTCAATGAGCAATCTAATGTTGAGGAGATTAAGGCAAACAAGGATTCTCAGGTGTCAATTTTAACCTCAGTAAATCAGATATCAAAACCCTTTGTTGCTCCTGTAACTGGGATTTCAATGTCAACTTCATATCACCAATCACAGGCTCCTTTACAGTTTGGAGGTGCTAGTCCACAGATTCAATCTCAGGGCATGACAACAACGTCCCTCCAAATGCCTGTACCGATGCCTTTACCAATTGGTAATGCTACGCAAGTGCAACAACCAGTTTTTATTCCAGGTCTTCAACCTCATCCAATGCATCCTCAAGGGATCATGCATCAAGGCCAAAACATTAGTTTTTCTCCTCAAATGGGTAATCAATTAGGCAACATGGGCATTGGCATAGGTCGTCAATATCCACAACAGCAAGGAGGAAAATTTGCTACTCCTCGAAAAACTACCCATGTAAAGATAACTCATCCTGAGACACATGAAGAGTTAAGACTTCATAAAAGGATGGATGCATATTCAAATGGTGGGTCATCCGGTGCTAGGTCACATCCTAACATACCTTCTCAATCCCAACCTGTTAAATCTTTTCCGACCACTCATCCTGTGAACTATTTTTCATCTAACTCATATAATACCAAGTCTCCCTATTATCCACCTAATTCTCTCCCATTAACAAATACCCCTATGCCTCCTAATTCTCAGCCACCAACATTTAATTTTCCTCTGTATCATGGTCCCCAAGGTGTGAGTTTTATGAATTCATCGTCACAAGGTTCCCCTCTTACTAATAAAACTAGCATTCCTGCTGGGATTACATCTATGACCATTAAGCCTAATGGTACAGCTACTATAGTGGACTTATCATCGTCCAATTCCTGTATTGCTGATGTTCAAAATGGAGAACCCCCTAGTTCAACAATATCCTGTGATGTTAGCTCCTCTGTGCTACAAAAAGGGTCGGAAACCTTGTCAGAAGTTTCTCCACAACAGTCTAAGTTTTCAAGAGATTTTGTCACAGTTGTGTCTAATAATGAAGGTGGACAGGAATCTCTCAGTATATCCAACTCTTTGAAGGATAAGAAACCAGGGAAGAAAGATCAATTATCACAAAATCAG GTTTCTGTACGGTCTCCCACAACGGACACTATGCCTTCTCGTGTTGTTGATCATGATATATCTGATATTGGAGTACCCGATGCTATAggaactaaaaaaaatcattctgcAACAATTATTAATGAAGATCTTCCAAGATCTAATACAATTTCTGCTGCTGTTGAAGTGGAGACCGATGGGTCTGTAGAAGCTCCTGGTTATGTTTCAGTGGAAGGAAATGCTGCACAAACTATTGACAAAGTTCACAATCAGATGCCTGATAAGACGTACGAATTAGTTGaag GAAATTTTGGCTCATCAGATCTGCAGTCTACTGATCTTCCAAAAACAACACCAAAGCATGTTAAGAATGATTTAGAGAATGTTGATGGTGAGTCAGGTACCAAGGATAGACCAATTATGGAACCAAATAAGGTGAAAAATACATCTAAagggaagaagaagagaaaagagaTACTTCAGAAAGCAGATGCTGCTGGGTCAACTTCTGATCTTTATAATGCATACAAGGGACCCGgggaaaagaaagaagatgtCTTAAGTTCTGAGAGCAAGGAAAGTGCTACTGCTTCTCTAAGTTTGAAGCAATTTGATGTTGGTCAGTCAGATATTAAAGCCAGTGAGAAAGGTGATCATAATAAAGTTGAACTTGAAGATTGGGAGGATGTTGCCGACATGTCTACCCCTAAACTAGAGGTTCATGACATATCTCAAAAAGCAGGTGATGGACATGGAAGTACAACCAAAAAATATTCACGTGATTTCCTTCTGAAATTTGTAGAGCAGTTCGTTGATCTTCCTGAAGATTTTGAAATCACTGCTGACATTGGTGCTTTGATGAATGGCAATATTGGCGGCTCTCATATTTTTGAGCGTGATTCACATCCTAGTCCTGGAAGAGTTGTAGATAGACTAGGTGGGATGTCTCGGATGGATCGTCGTGGCGATGTGGTTGTGGAGGATGATAGATGGAACAAAGTTTCTGGTTCTTTTCGTGGACGTGGTCCGGAAGGCGTTGGTGGTAATTCAGGATTTCGATTTGGTCATGGAGGCAATTTTGGTGTTTTAAGGAACCCTCGTGCACAAGCACCGCTACAATATGGTGGAGGGATCCTTTCTGGGCCAATGCAATCTGGGGGAAATCAGGGTGGAAGAAATAGCCCTAACAGGGAGAGATGGCAGCGATCTGCTAACTTCCAGCAGAGGGGTTTAATTCCTTCTCCCGCCCAAACTCCTTTACAAATAATGCACAAAGCTGAGAATAAGTATGAAGTGGGTAAAGTGACAGATGTGGAAGAGGTAAAACAGAGGCAGTTGAAAGCTATCTTGAACAAACTAACACCGCAAAATTTTGACAAACTCTTTGAAAAGGTGAAAGAAGTTAGTATTGACAATGCAATCACCCTCATTGGTGTCATCTCACAAATATTTGAGAAAGCTCTTATGGAACCTACCTTTTGTGAAATGTATGCCAACTTTTGTTTACATTTGGCTTCTGAGTTGCCTGATTTTAGTGAGGACAatgaaaaaataacttttaaaaggtTATTATTAAACAAGTGCCAAGAGGAATTTGAGAGGGgtgaaagagaagaagaagaagcaaataaGGCTGATGAGGGTGAGGTTAAGCAGTCTACTGAGGAAAGGGAAGTTAGAAGAGTTAAGGCAAGAAGACGCATGTTGGGAAACATTAGATTGATTGGAGAACTATATAAGAAGAAAATGTTGACAGAGAGGATAATGCATGAGTGTATCAAGAAGTTACTGGGTCAATATCAGGATCCAGATGAAGAAAACATTGAAGCTTTATGCAAGCTAATGAGTACTATTGGGGAGATGATTGACCATCCAAAAGCCAAGGAACATATGGATGCATATTTTGAAAGGATGAAATTATTATCAATCAACATGAATTTATCTTCTAGGGTGAGGTTCATGTTGAAGGATTCCATTGATTTGAGAAAGAATAAATGGCAACAAAGGAGGAAAGTAGAAGGTCCCAAAAAGATTGAGGAGGTACATAGGGATGCTGCTCAGGAAAGGCAATCCCAAGCTGGTGGTAGGTCAAATCGTGGTCCTGCTAACAATCAATCGACAAGAAGGACTCCCATTGATTTTAGTCCAAGAGTATCATCTATCTTGTCATCTTCTAATTCTCAAATGGGTGGATTATGCGGTCTTCCACCTCAATCTCGTGGGTATGGTGGCTCTCAGGATGCTCAATTTGAGGAACAACAATCTTATGAAACTAAGACCTTGTCAGTTCCTTTGCCTCAAAGATCTTTAGGAGAAGATTCTATAACCTTGGTACCTCAAGGTGGTCTTGCTAGGGGAATGTCTATGAGAGGATCAACCACAATTTCCAATTTGCCAATATCTGAAGTGGTTCCTGTACCTAGAGACTCTCATAGAATGCCTACAGGTCTTAATGGTCAGAGTAATTCATCAGAGCGCACACAATATAACTCAAGGGAGGATATTGGGTCAAGACATGGTACTAACAAGTCTTTAGGTCCATCTACTCATGATCAATCAATTGCTCCAGAGCATAATGTAAACCATGGTAACAGAAACTTGAGGAGTGTTTCACCTGCTCCTCAAATTGCTTATTCAGATAACATTTTGTCGGAAGAAAAACTGAGGGACATGTCCTTGTCAGCCATAAGAGAATACTacag TGCTAGAGATGAGAATGAAATTGCTTTGTGTATCAAAGATTtgaactccccaagcttctatgCTTCTATGGTTTCTCTCTGGGTCACAGATTCATTTGAGAGAAAGGACACAGAAAGAGATCTTTTGGCCAAACTACTTATCAACCTTGTGAAATCTCAACATCATACATTGAGTCAAGTCCAACTCATCAAAGG GTTCGAATCTGTTCTCTGTACATTGGAGGATGTCGTTAATGATGCCCCTAGAGCACCAGAGTTTCTTGGCCGAATTTTTGCTCAAGCCATAATAGAGAGAGTAGCTACTTTGAATGAGATTGCACAATTAATACATGATGGTGGAGAAGAGCCAGGTAGTCTCTTAGAAATTGGACTTGCAGGTGATGTTCTTGGAAGCACATTGGAGGTAATTCAAAATGAAAAGGGAGACATGGTTCTAAATGAGATCCTTTCAAAAAGCTCTAATTTCCCATTGAAAACTTTCCAACCACCTGATGCTAAAATATCAAGGAAGTTggaaaaatttatttag
- the LOC137818745 gene encoding eukaryotic translation initiation factor 4G-like isoform X2 — protein sequence MSFNQSKVEKSDVVYRNGRSSGFNQQRGSYGKTGGDGGGINPLSTARRLNPSQGNSTESNKASAARIISNGTHLQSQLHGGSDGPITKSSESSTGHKSTGIVPKAATAAFPPLISDPVLPTSPAKGDDESKAFPFQFGSIIPGFINGMEIPARTTSAPPKFDKQEPDQALDESYKSVSSVPNPPVPKQQKPHGKEAGVNEQSNVEEIKANKDSQVSILTSVNQISKPFVAPVTGISMSTSYHQSQAPLQFGGASPQIQSQGMTTTSLQMPVPMPLPIGNATQVQQPVFIPGLQPHPMHPQGIMHQGQNISFSPQMGNQLGNMGIGIGRQYPQQQGGKFATPRKTTHVKITHPETHEELRLHKRMDAYSNGGSSGARSHPNIPSQSQPVKSFPTTHPVNYFSSNSYNTKSPYYPPNSLPLTNTPMPPNSQPPTFNFPLYHGPQGVSFMNSSSQGSPLTNKTSIPAGITSMTIKPNGTATIVDLSSSNSCIADVQNGEPPSSTISCDVSSSVLQKGSETLSEVSPQQSKFSRDFVTVVSNNEGGQESLSISNSLKDKKPGKKDQLSQNQVSVRSPTTDTMPSRVVDHDISDIGVPDAIGTKKNHSATIINEDLPRSNTISAAVEVETDGSVEAPGYVSVEGNAAQTIDKVHNQMPDKTYELVEGNFGSSDLQSTDLPKTTPKHVKNDLENVDGESGTKDRPIMEPNKVKNTSKGKKKRKEILQKADAAGSTSDLYNAYKGPGEKKEDVLSSESKESATASLSLKQFDVGQSDIKASEKGDHNKVELEDWEDVADMSTPKLEVHDISQKAGDGHGSTTKKYSRDFLLKFVEQFVDLPEDFEITADIGALMNGNIGGSHIFERDSHPSPGRVVDRLGGMSRMDRRGDVVVEDDRWNKVSGSFRGRGPEGVGGNSGFRFGHGGNFGVLRNPRAQAPLQYGGGILSGPMQSGGNQGGRNSPNRERWQRSANFQQRGLIPSPAQTPLQIMHKAENKYEVGKVTDVEEVKQRQLKAILNKLTPQNFDKLFEKVKEVSIDNAITLIGVISQIFEKALMEPTFCEMYANFCLHLASELPDFSEDNEKITFKRLLLNKCQEEFERGEREEEEANKADEGEVKQSTEEREVRRVKARRRMLGNIRLIGELYKKKMLTERIMHECIKKLLGQYQDPDEENIEALCKLMSTIGEMIDHPKAKEHMDAYFERMKLLSINMNLSSRVRFMLKDSIDLRKNKWQQRRKVEGPKKIEEVHRDAAQERQSQAGGRSNRGPANNQSTRRTPIDFSPRVSSILSSSNSQMGGLCGLPPQSRGYGGSQDAQFEEQQSYETKTLSVPLPQRSLGEDSITLVPQGGLARGMSMRGSTTISNLPISEVVPVPRDSHRMPTGLNGQSNSSERTQYNSREDIGSRHGTNKSLGPSTHDQSIAPEHNVNHGNRNLRSVSPAPQIAYSDNILSEEKLRDMSLSAIREYYSARDENEIALCIKDLNSPSFYASMVSLWVTDSFERKDTERDLLAKLLINLVKSQHHTLSQVQLIKGFESVLCTLEDVVNDAPRAPEFLGRIFAQAIIERVATLNEIAQLIHDGGEEPGSLLEIGLAGDVLGSTLEVIQNEKGDMVLNEILSKSSNFPLKTFQPPDAKISRKLEKFI from the exons ATGTCCTTCAATCAATCAAAGGTGGAAAAGAGCGACGTCGTTTACAGAAACGGACGATCCTCAGGCTTTAACCAGCAAAGAGGTTCCTACGGCAAGACTGGTGGCGATGGCGGTGGAATCAATCCATTATCCACTGCCCGAAG GCTAAATCCTTCCCAGGGAAATTCAACAGAGTCAAATAAGGCATCTGCAGCCCGGATCATTAGTAATGGTACCCATTTACAGTCCCAATTACATG GTGGATCAGATGGGCCAATTACAAAGTCATCTGAATCATCAACTGGACATAAGAGCACTGGAATTGTTCCAAAAGCTGCAACTGCTGCATTTCCCCCTTTGATTTCTGATCCTGTCCTTCCCACAAGCCCTGCCAAGG GAGATGATGAGTCTAAGGCATTCCCTTTTCAATTTGGATCCATCATTCCTGGCTTTATTAATGGGATGGAA ATCCCTGCTCGTACAACATCAGCTCCTCCTAAATTTGATAAGCAGGAGCCTGATCAG GCTCTTGATGAATCTTACAAATCTGTGTCTTCGGTGCCAAATCCTCCTGTTCCAAAGCAGCAGAAACCGCACGGGAAAGAGGCTGGTGTCAATGAGCAATCTAATGTTGAGGAGATTAAGGCAAACAAGGATTCTCAGGTGTCAATTTTAACCTCAGTAAATCAGATATCAAAACCCTTTGTTGCTCCTGTAACTGGGATTTCAATGTCAACTTCATATCACCAATCACAGGCTCCTTTACAGTTTGGAGGTGCTAGTCCACAGATTCAATCTCAGGGCATGACAACAACGTCCCTCCAAATGCCTGTACCGATGCCTTTACCAATTGGTAATGCTACGCAAGTGCAACAACCAGTTTTTATTCCAGGTCTTCAACCTCATCCAATGCATCCTCAAGGGATCATGCATCAAGGCCAAAACATTAGTTTTTCTCCTCAAATGGGTAATCAATTAGGCAACATGGGCATTGGCATAGGTCGTCAATATCCACAACAGCAAGGAGGAAAATTTGCTACTCCTCGAAAAACTACCCATGTAAAGATAACTCATCCTGAGACACATGAAGAGTTAAGACTTCATAAAAGGATGGATGCATATTCAAATGGTGGGTCATCCGGTGCTAGGTCACATCCTAACATACCTTCTCAATCCCAACCTGTTAAATCTTTTCCGACCACTCATCCTGTGAACTATTTTTCATCTAACTCATATAATACCAAGTCTCCCTATTATCCACCTAATTCTCTCCCATTAACAAATACCCCTATGCCTCCTAATTCTCAGCCACCAACATTTAATTTTCCTCTGTATCATGGTCCCCAAGGTGTGAGTTTTATGAATTCATCGTCACAAGGTTCCCCTCTTACTAATAAAACTAGCATTCCTGCTGGGATTACATCTATGACCATTAAGCCTAATGGTACAGCTACTATAGTGGACTTATCATCGTCCAATTCCTGTATTGCTGATGTTCAAAATGGAGAACCCCCTAGTTCAACAATATCCTGTGATGTTAGCTCCTCTGTGCTACAAAAAGGGTCGGAAACCTTGTCAGAAGTTTCTCCACAACAGTCTAAGTTTTCAAGAGATTTTGTCACAGTTGTGTCTAATAATGAAGGTGGACAGGAATCTCTCAGTATATCCAACTCTTTGAAGGATAAGAAACCAGGGAAGAAAGATCAATTATCACAAAATCAG GTTTCTGTACGGTCTCCCACAACGGACACTATGCCTTCTCGTGTTGTTGATCATGATATATCTGATATTGGAGTACCCGATGCTATAggaactaaaaaaaatcattctgcAACAATTATTAATGAAGATCTTCCAAGATCTAATACAATTTCTGCTGCTGTTGAAGTGGAGACCGATGGGTCTGTAGAAGCTCCTGGTTATGTTTCAGTGGAAGGAAATGCTGCACAAACTATTGACAAAGTTCACAATCAGATGCCTGATAAGACGTACGAATTAGTTGaag GAAATTTTGGCTCATCAGATCTGCAGTCTACTGATCTTCCAAAAACAACACCAAAGCATGTTAAGAATGATTTAGAGAATGTTGATGGTGAGTCAGGTACCAAGGATAGACCAATTATGGAACCAAATAAGGTGAAAAATACATCTAAagggaagaagaagagaaaagagaTACTTCAGAAAGCAGATGCTGCTGGGTCAACTTCTGATCTTTATAATGCATACAAGGGACCCGgggaaaagaaagaagatgtCTTAAGTTCTGAGAGCAAGGAAAGTGCTACTGCTTCTCTAAGTTTGAAGCAATTTGATGTTGGTCAGTCAGATATTAAAGCCAGTGAGAAAGGTGATCATAATAAAGTTGAACTTGAAGATTGGGAGGATGTTGCCGACATGTCTACCCCTAAACTAGAGGTTCATGACATATCTCAAAAAGCAGGTGATGGACATGGAAGTACAACCAAAAAATATTCACGTGATTTCCTTCTGAAATTTGTAGAGCAGTTCGTTGATCTTCCTGAAGATTTTGAAATCACTGCTGACATTGGTGCTTTGATGAATGGCAATATTGGCGGCTCTCATATTTTTGAGCGTGATTCACATCCTAGTCCTGGAAGAGTTGTAGATAGACTAGGTGGGATGTCTCGGATGGATCGTCGTGGCGATGTGGTTGTGGAGGATGATAGATGGAACAAAGTTTCTGGTTCTTTTCGTGGACGTGGTCCGGAAGGCGTTGGTGGTAATTCAGGATTTCGATTTGGTCATGGAGGCAATTTTGGTGTTTTAAGGAACCCTCGTGCACAAGCACCGCTACAATATGGTGGAGGGATCCTTTCTGGGCCAATGCAATCTGGGGGAAATCAGGGTGGAAGAAATAGCCCTAACAGGGAGAGATGGCAGCGATCTGCTAACTTCCAGCAGAGGGGTTTAATTCCTTCTCCCGCCCAAACTCCTTTACAAATAATGCACAAAGCTGAGAATAAGTATGAAGTGGGTAAAGTGACAGATGTGGAAGAGGTAAAACAGAGGCAGTTGAAAGCTATCTTGAACAAACTAACACCGCAAAATTTTGACAAACTCTTTGAAAAGGTGAAAGAAGTTAGTATTGACAATGCAATCACCCTCATTGGTGTCATCTCACAAATATTTGAGAAAGCTCTTATGGAACCTACCTTTTGTGAAATGTATGCCAACTTTTGTTTACATTTGGCTTCTGAGTTGCCTGATTTTAGTGAGGACAatgaaaaaataacttttaaaaggtTATTATTAAACAAGTGCCAAGAGGAATTTGAGAGGGgtgaaagagaagaagaagaagcaaataaGGCTGATGAGGGTGAGGTTAAGCAGTCTACTGAGGAAAGGGAAGTTAGAAGAGTTAAGGCAAGAAGACGCATGTTGGGAAACATTAGATTGATTGGAGAACTATATAAGAAGAAAATGTTGACAGAGAGGATAATGCATGAGTGTATCAAGAAGTTACTGGGTCAATATCAGGATCCAGATGAAGAAAACATTGAAGCTTTATGCAAGCTAATGAGTACTATTGGGGAGATGATTGACCATCCAAAAGCCAAGGAACATATGGATGCATATTTTGAAAGGATGAAATTATTATCAATCAACATGAATTTATCTTCTAGGGTGAGGTTCATGTTGAAGGATTCCATTGATTTGAGAAAGAATAAATGGCAACAAAGGAGGAAAGTAGAAGGTCCCAAAAAGATTGAGGAGGTACATAGGGATGCTGCTCAGGAAAGGCAATCCCAAGCTGGTGGTAGGTCAAATCGTGGTCCTGCTAACAATCAATCGACAAGAAGGACTCCCATTGATTTTAGTCCAAGAGTATCATCTATCTTGTCATCTTCTAATTCTCAAATGGGTGGATTATGCGGTCTTCCACCTCAATCTCGTGGGTATGGTGGCTCTCAGGATGCTCAATTTGAGGAACAACAATCTTATGAAACTAAGACCTTGTCAGTTCCTTTGCCTCAAAGATCTTTAGGAGAAGATTCTATAACCTTGGTACCTCAAGGTGGTCTTGCTAGGGGAATGTCTATGAGAGGATCAACCACAATTTCCAATTTGCCAATATCTGAAGTGGTTCCTGTACCTAGAGACTCTCATAGAATGCCTACAGGTCTTAATGGTCAGAGTAATTCATCAGAGCGCACACAATATAACTCAAGGGAGGATATTGGGTCAAGACATGGTACTAACAAGTCTTTAGGTCCATCTACTCATGATCAATCAATTGCTCCAGAGCATAATGTAAACCATGGTAACAGAAACTTGAGGAGTGTTTCACCTGCTCCTCAAATTGCTTATTCAGATAACATTTTGTCGGAAGAAAAACTGAGGGACATGTCCTTGTCAGCCATAAGAGAATACTacag TGCTAGAGATGAGAATGAAATTGCTTTGTGTATCAAAGATTtgaactccccaagcttctatgCTTCTATGGTTTCTCTCTGGGTCACAGATTCATTTGAGAGAAAGGACACAGAAAGAGATCTTTTGGCCAAACTACTTATCAACCTTGTGAAATCTCAACATCATACATTGAGTCAAGTCCAACTCATCAAAGG GTTCGAATCTGTTCTCTGTACATTGGAGGATGTCGTTAATGATGCCCCTAGAGCACCAGAGTTTCTTGGCCGAATTTTTGCTCAAGCCATAATAGAGAGAGTAGCTACTTTGAATGAGATTGCACAATTAATACATGATGGTGGAGAAGAGCCAGGTAGTCTCTTAGAAATTGGACTTGCAGGTGATGTTCTTGGAAGCACATTGGAGGTAATTCAAAATGAAAAGGGAGACATGGTTCTAAATGAGATCCTTTCAAAAAGCTCTAATTTCCCATTGAAAACTTTCCAACCACCTGATGCTAAAATATCAAGGAAGTTggaaaaatttatttag